ATGACCGCGCCGTTCAAGAAAGATTTCAAACAGGGGGTCAGGGTATTCGTTACCGGGATGTTGCGTCCCGACGGCTCGCCAGTCAATGAATGGGTGATCTCCGATATGTCTTCGGCCGATCCCAGGGTCGCGATCAGCGCCATTAACGGGTCATTGGGCGGATATCTGACAGGCGATGTGGCCAGGCTGTTCGATGAGCTGGATGTCCCGGTCGTGGCCGTGAACGCCGACCTTTGGCCGACAGACATCGAAGCGAACAGGCGGCACATAAAGGATTTCGAGCTGATCGAGCTGGACGGACTGGATCATTTCCTGATGCTTA
This region of Candidatus Omnitrophota bacterium genomic DNA includes:
- a CDS encoding alpha/beta hydrolase, translating into MTAPFKKDFKQGVRVFVTGMLRPDGSPVNEWVISDMSSADPRVAISAINGSLGGYLTGDVARLFDELDVPVVAVNADLWPTDIEANRRHIKDFELIELDGLDHFLMLKAPERFNPALEQAVEMILEKQK